The Cryptomeria japonica chromosome 9, Sugi_1.0, whole genome shotgun sequence DNA segment AACTAACAGCCAAATACTGAAGAATGGAAAACATACTATCAGCTGAAATTGGCATAAACACTGCAACCATTTTCAGCGATCATTATAAATAATATTCCAAAGTAACAGCCAAATACTGAAGAATGGGAAACATACTGGCAGCTGAAATTGGCATCAACACTGCAACTATTTTCATGACCTCTCCCTGTGATTGGTTGGCAATGCTTTCTGGTTGATGTCAATTTGCTTTGAATCCATCTTCCCACGGGCAAATGCTTCTAAGTTCCTTGCGCTTTCTCTTATCTTGGCTTTAAAGATCTTGATTTTGATCCCTTTATCCTTTATGTATGCTTCCCCAACTTCTTTGGAATGTAGAACAAGTGCTTGCATTGCCGCCTCCTGCTTATTCTCTATTCTACTTCTTGTACCCTTTCCTTTTCTTCCATCTCCGTCTTCTGAACCCCATTTTCCAGAACTCTTTTTGACAGCATCTCGCAATCCTGTAACAATACCCAACTTGTAATTGTGTCTGGCAATCCTCGTATATGAGCTTTGAGTGGAGAGTTCTTTATTCTCTTTGTCAGCTGCGGTTTTGGAAGGATTATAATTTGCAGACATTATTGTAATTCTATTGAATGTTGCTGCAAATGCAAAGCCAGAGCAATCTGCATTTTGTTTGATACCATAGAAGATAACCTGAAAAGAATCAAATTAACATGTGATAATGTTTCTAAACCAGGAAAACGACATGGAAGAAGAATAAAAGCAAGATTGCTCTGTTGGTGCTTGCTACCTGAAGAGGTCGATCCCTTCTGGTGTATTTTCTAGTGAAATATTGTGTGTCAAAATTGTCTGCAATAACATGGGCAAGCTCAACTACCCACTGTTCAATCCTTCCAATTCTATCAATCTTTCCTTTGGATCTCAGCTCGACCATGCGCATACCCCCAGCAAGTGCTTCTGAATCCTTGAGTGCCCCATTCATCACCTCTGCCTGCATTAAAAAACTAAAATTATTGGAACTATATATTGTAACTTACGTGCTTAAAACAACTCCTTACAATAATAAAAACAAATGAGAAATAAGtgaaattatatatttgaaatttgaatgaaaTGCCAAATTTTACACTGTTGCAAATCCTTCCTAGTGAATTGCAACTGTTTCTAAACAGGCGGCCAAGCAAATTGGCAAGTTCTAGGGGTGGCACAAGTGATCAAAATTTGTTGTACTTTAGTGCCTAAAGATTTGGACAAATGGAATTTAAGGAAGCTCGTTGGTaactctctgctaggccatttggCATTAACCTAAGGATTTCTCTATGTAGATGAAAATTCGCAGACGGTTCCTGCTGAAGGGTACCTAGAAGCCAGACAACCCAACTGAAACAGTCAAGCCACAAATAAAGGTCAGAGATGTCTTGAAAGGCCAGCATACTATGGAAAATCAGATAATCCTTCGGTATCAAAACATTTTGTGTTCAAAACCCAAGGTACAAACCATAATTGAAGGGCTGGAAAACAAAAGCTGCAACTACAGACTCTTTCTGCTAAATATAAAGCCAACATCGCTATTAGTAACTCTTCTGCAGCCTCTGAATTCTGAATTTCTGAACAGCTCAATGTCAATCAGGATCTGAAGGGGACTGCAAAGAGGTATGGAGAGGCCTCTTCCTGAGAATACTTTCAATTCTGAGTAACAACTCAATGTCAATCAGATTCTGTAGGACATTCCTGGCCAACGACTATAAGGAACCACACAACCAACCAACCAAGATCAATTCATcatagaaaggaaaataaacaTCTTAGAAGGCCTGCCTAGATCTTCAATTTTAATAACCAACACCTAAAAAGAAGGGTTAAAAAAAGCAATTGCACTGCATATTGAGTTCGTAAGAGAACCAGACCCAACAAAATTGCCAAATCCTCCTTGGTAATTGTTGTCATTTTACAAcgcccttggtccatcagtgagaaccgatcaaagatatgttTCATGGACCAGCACTGCccagttgatcaaagagaaaagcggtgaaatcatggtttgaagtgttgccttgtcggaagttccttggccctctctttctcttctctgaAACCCCGAGGTTTCGAGTTTCTTTGCCTTAGCCTCTTTCTTTCCTGCTCCGGAACTGCGGAACTCCAAGTTTccaaagttcccttccttcccttagcttttcttttgttctcctcccccggaactccggaacccccaagttcccaagttcctaccccgaaactccggaacccccaggttcccaagttccttgtccaactacggtgaccccggtccccgaagttccccaactatggTGGCTCCTATCTCCGAAGTCTTCAACCTCGAAACTCCGGAACCCTCAGGTTTCCAAGTTCCTTAACCTTcaaccccgaaactccggaacccccaggttccgaagttcctagttcctcaaccccgaaactctggaacccccaaGTTTCGAAGTTCCCAAGTCTTCAACCCcgaaactccgaaacccccaggttctgaagttccttgtccaactacggtgaccccagtcctcgaagttccccaactacgatgACTCCGGTCTCCGAAgttaccccggaactccggaacccccagggtcccaagttccttgtccaactacgatGACCCCGGACCCCAAAGTTCCCCAACTACGATGACCCCGATCTccaaagttccccaactacggagaccgggaagttccccttctctctttaaccctttccctctctatcctggaactccggaaccccgaggttccgaagtttcttccccttcccttgtcttcctcacttcgggagtccgGTCTCCGAAGTCTTCCAAGCCTACTTCCAACTTGCAACGCTTCCGGATggcatgatcgacactcaaggctttaaatgctctgacaattttggtgacttatgcactttttttgtggagccacaggggtgcatttaatgtttttggcaggatttccatcaagggaggtacggggccatgcttggtgacttatgtcatgtctgattttggaaggtcagtcaatctatCTTTCTCAGAATTGCCTTtagaggtatggctaggttgcttgcatgtacaagccaagtgcatgcacttccctgcacttccagacagAAATGCAGAGGTCATGaacaccattgtaacccatttttatatataatggcttttaagcctcattgtaaagggttctctccctgctgccttgagctttcttatgctcttatcttctcttgaagacttgtaattatttttgcatttctgcaactgtaagtttggcctttggcctttgaatgaattgaaactaccattcttgccttacttcaacttatgcatgttgtgtatgttcttacctccattataagtgtatgtttgtggttttcttctctccatatatgctgtgttaacttgtttttctgagtgtgacttgtgggaatccttctcccctctggacacttagcaaattctaacctccatacatgcgtttgggtcactcatacaactgaagtttgtgcatctcttggatatttcagttgattccttgtaCCATTTCGGGTGAGGAGAGAAaccatctcttcttggtgcatcacctcctttcattttaagcaattctctcttccctttcctctgcaagttgttaggataggtttagtagtaagttttgaagtgttgagttggttcaacacctgcacctatttgaagaaggaagccggccttctccagagattcaacctccatgcacaaggtcccacacttcggggttgtttccatgtttcacaaggttgctaagttgatagcttaaCAAGGGTGCAAGATTTTGTGATAACAGTAATCTTTGTCCAGCTTTGAGCAAAGGTTCCCTATCTATTTCGAAGTCTCATTTTTCTAGTTGACCATTTCCAAGACCCTACAGATCCTATTGCACCCCAGTCTCAGGTTTGAAAATATCCACAACCTCACATCTGGCAAGACTGCCCTGTTTTCAAAATTTGAGGCACTGCTGCAAGTAGTTATTTATGACAGTTGGAGACAACCATTTGGCTTTCTGTCATTAACACCTCTCTTGGTCCCGAATCCTGCTATATTAGGACCCTCAGCATCCTTCCCCCTACTTTTCCAAAACTTTCTTCATTTATATCAGCATGATGCTATAATTCCTACTCAATTTGTGACACTCATCTACTTTCTCCCTCTAATTTTACACAACACCACTGAACCCATGGTTAATTGCAATTCACATTCCTACACCAGTTCATCTTTCTCCCCCAAGGTATCTGCAAGTTGAACACGAAGAAGATCAAGGATACACAAGTCTTCTGCAAATTGTGGAACCACTTCTTTTTCAACACTGTCAAGACAGGTAGAAGCATTGTACCAAGCATTTATGCACATGCTTCTCTTAAAGCAGAATATAAGAGCTCCTTGTTAAGCAAGGAAAAGCTTATTTTATGCTATTAGCTTAGTGATTTGCTTGTTTTATTCTTTTGTTTACAAATTGCAGACTAGGTTAAATATAATATTGAATGTTAGATATTTCAATTTCTCTCACTTAGCTCTAGATTTGATTTCATACTCAGCTCAAGTTTACTTACCTTGTTCATAATAACAATTAGATCTTCTAATCTTGATTGGAACTTGGAAGCGAAACACCCCTTCAAACTAGTCTTAATCACTATCAAATACAGTGAGCCTCCTCCTTGTTTGTTTTAGTAGTTTGCGTGTAACCCACCTTGCCAGGCATAATCACACATTTGGATTCTTCCACCTACATTTTAACATACCCAAGGGGGCACAACGATAGTCCTTAACACTTGTTTGAGTTGTTTTTACAGATAGAGATCCTGTTCTTAAATCCCAAACCTCACAGCAGCTTTTCTTACTCGATTGCAACCTCCCCTTCTACCAATTTATGACTTTTTCTGGAAACCTACTGTAACACCCCGCCTCACACATAGCTAATACAACCCTAAACTGTCACatgattttctttaatagatggtTAGAGAGATTGGGAGGTTGTAAATGAGATTAGTGTTTTAAAAGTAAATAAGGTTTTAATATGTCATTAATGTTGACACAAGTAGAGGCTTTCCATGCCTTGGCAATAGAACAATTCTAGTGTGGTAGGATTTGCAAGTGATGTTTAAACAAGTAGAACATATTGCCTGAGCCATAAGTTATAACCTAGTCTAAAATGAAAAAGCAACATCGCCAAGTACAAGTAGAGCATCCGTGTCAAATATTAAAGTTTATAGTAATGTTCCAATAAAGTTTCTTAAAAAAAACATAGTTGgatttttttagttaaaaaaagaTTTGGGCATGACACCTGCAGCCTTTCCTTAGTGCAGGCTATGGCTTTTCATTCACACTCATGACTTAATTTGTGACCCCTTGTCCACCCTTTGGTCTACCTTTTCTTTGTAGCTCACCTTGCTTTCAACATTCTACTTTTCTTTGTCTGCCAGTAACCTTTGTGCATTTGTCCCCCCAATCACATGGCCTCTATGGGGCATCCTCCACCTTCAAGAACTTATTCATGTTGCCTCCACAATAGATAATCTGATGAATGATTCAACCCCATCTCAAACGGCACCATCAAGCCTACTCTCAGGGCACGTCTCCTCCCCCTCAAGCAAGCCCTCCAAGTTCAAAGAAAAAAGTGTAGAGGAGTTGCAAACACTCTTAGATTCTTACCACAACCTTCTACAAGATGACAATGATCAGCCCCTAGATAGGACCAACCATAATTTGTAGACTTGGAATCGGAGAGTACTCGACAagtccaaaaaaaatttgatgcacaAAAACCCAAGAACTCTAAAAATACTAACATTTTGTGGTGTTTGACAGAGGTCCAATGTAGGGTTTTATAGAGAAATATTCACCTTAAATTCATGTTTTACCCACATTTTAACCACGTCACGGATTTTCTTGTGTTTTgcccatgtttttgtttgtttaggTTTGCATCACGTTTTTTTCTGCAAGTCTGGCGAGTTAGGCAAGTTTCACAACAAGTTTTCACAAGTAAAAGGACAAGTTTTCATCTACAAGGAATGGCAAGTTAACTCGCAAGTTGCTCACGCAGTTTTGGAACCCATGAGTATTCCACAACTTAGCAGATACTAAGATTTTCCTTCTATGTGACCAACAATGCTCCCCTTCACCCACCCAGGGCAATACCCATGAGAGTGCATCTACTTCACACGATTCCTAAAGGAACCAAGATTCTCTCCCTCGACCCAAGGCCACCCTTCTTCCCTAGGGACGAATAGGTAACCCTCCCAAACAAATTTTGTCAAGCAGCACAAGCACTCCCATTAGGGCCATCTAACTCATTCAAAGCATTCAAACTATCCTCTTTCCCAACCCATGGTTGTTTCCTCTAGTAATAATGCTGTTGATCACCATACACTTTGTACAGGTCCTTGGAATGCTTACCACATTTATCAACAACCCCATATTATGCCTTGATCACATGCACATGACTACAAAGAAAATGAGAATCTTCATGGTAGTCTGAGTGTAGACTGGAGTCTTTTTGTTGGGAATCATTTGCAAAGGCCTATGGCAATGTTTGGTATTGTTTTGACTGTTTTGCTGTGTTTTTAAGCTATCCGTCCATCTTTTCATGCTGGTCAACCCTCTTGTTCTTGGAGTTGGGAGTTAGGGCTTCGTTCAAAACTTTCTTGGCATTGTTTAAATCAATTTCCTTGGTCTGGGCAACCACATTGCAACAAGTTTCAAATTTTTGGTTGAGTTTTGGATTTTATGGAGCAAATTACCCCTTCTAGCTAGCCGCCCTGTTTTCTCTTGATCGTGAATGGAGTATCATCAGATTTTGAAGGTTTTTGCCAGGCTGCAATCTTCTTATGGATGATATGGAAGTCTGAGCACTTCATGGGATCTTCCATGGCATTGGTAGATTTCCTGTACACTATCGCTGCATATGGGATCTTGCTTATGGCTGTGGAAAGTTGCTTCCAGCGTTGCCATTGACTGTCCTACTGTGAAAACTGCTGTATCAGGTCTAGTTAGTTCTGTAATACATcacatttgaattattttgaagtTGTGAATGTTGGGTTTAGTGTATTATCATACTATGTTATGTACTGTGTTGTGAATGGAAAACTTTCAAAGACCTTATATCAGTGAATGGAACAAACACTGAATGATTCAAAGTCAGTTTCTAATCAGCGAGCAACTTTCTATTTGTCATTGTTATTCATTCTTGTGTTttggaaaaacttgaaaaaaacaaCAAATAGGGTGTTGTACGTTACAAACATAGACGAAACTGCATCAGTCCAATATAGAACTACTTTCATAACCAACCCATCAATTATGAAATCGCCCTTTGATGCAAAATCACCACGTGAAAGAAATGAAACTGCCACTTCAATGCTCATCTTGTTCTCCATTTTTCAAAATCCATAACTTACGTACAAACTCAAAATGAGGTGTAACCTTTTATAAGTGCATAGCTTTTTAGAAGGAACATAGTATTGTTTTTGACCCTGCAAGACAATTGCATTCATAAGGCCAAAACCATGTCCATCCGCTCCAAAGCAATTACTGAATTAGAACAGCTGATCTTGGTAATAAACTAGATCAATTTTTGGATCAACCAAGTTAATTGTGGCTTTGTTCTTGCAGCCAAAACCCACATTTAATACACATCCCTGGTACACTATGAATATGCAAAATTCCATGATTTTAATACAGATTTGAAAACACACAAGGAACCACGAACAACAACAAAACAGATTTGAAAATCTAACTCACGTTCTAAAACTTGTTTTCATTCATTTCATCTCTCTTTACAAACTCTGAAGGGGGTTTTTCGAAATCCTCTATTTGAACTTTCAATGCATCTTACAAGAGTCGTTGGAAAACCAATCAACCAATTGGTTTCTTGTACTCTTGACATTCTAAATACTATCCTTTTCACATTCTCCTGCCCTTTTTGTGAATGCTTCCAAATGTCGTGTGGATGCTATTACATCAAGAATGTTTCATGTTAAAAATAAAAACACCAAAACTACTCTGGAAACAGGAGCTGCATAGTATGGCAAACATTCAAAGAATGTGGGGCCAACCAGAGATCAAAGATTAGTTGGGTGTACTCTGTTATCCATGTATCTATACTTGTCAATTCACCTTTAAATGCGCAAGTGCTAACTTTAACTATCTTGTTACCTTTGTAATAAGAGAATTTTTGCCTACCAGAAAAGACTAATTTTCACAACATGAGCCAAGACAACAAATAAGCCATGTAACCACAATATTTGTGAGGTTCGGCAGACATACAGAGGCAAGCCTACCGCAGAAAATCATACACAGTTCCTTGGTGCCAAAATGTTTCCTCTCCGCGAAACAGCACCAAAACTAGAAGAAAGGACAGAAGCAAGGGCGAATTTGTGTTTCTATATGCTACTAAGTTTTACTTGTAAGGACTTGTTTGTGGCTGCTTAGACTCCAGGGTTGACTGTAGCTATTGCATTTACGCAAAAAATATGTATAGCAAATATAGGGGCATTCACTGAACGCCAAAAGCATATCATCAGCATATGTTATATACTAACATAAACCAGGACTGTAAAAAACAATTCTGCTTGCCTGTTGGAGATTGTGCTTAGTGAGAAGGCGCTGTGCATTCTTCAAGGCCTGTTGTGCCTCAATATCAGGAGTGTCAGGATGCAACCCCAATTCCAGCATCTTCCTTATCCTCTCCTTCACTCCCACCACTACGCTTTCCTCCTTCGCGAACCCGCCTGCATTTGTACCCTCTGCAACATCACCTTCCTCTTCCTCATTCTCCTCTTCAGCATTCACAACAAATGCCTCGATGGAGACATTCCCCCTGTGTATGCGCCTGATCCcactctcctcctcaaaatcactATAACATGAATCAGAATCCTCATCAGCTTCGCTTTCAGAAGAAGAATCGTGAATCTCTACGGGGCCAAAAACACGCCTGCTAGCTGCCCTGGGAATGTTTTTCCTAGGAACAGAGGATGCTTGGGGTTCCTGTTTTTCAAGTATTTCTTCTGGTGGGCATTTGACTTGGGGATCAGAGTAACAGTTTCCCGTTCTCTTGTTTACATTAATTTTAGGCTTTTTACCAGGCGTGTATTTGTTGTCAAGATCAGAAATACTGCTTCCTGCTCTCCTTTTTTTCTCCTTGGTGGCTGAATGCCCACCTCCAGGTTCTGTCTTCTCCTCCTTTACATGGGTAGAGAACTGGTTTTCTGTTTTAACAATATTGCTTAAGAAGGCGAGGATGGTGATTTTGTGAGCCCGTGTACAAGGGGCAGAATGTATGGTTTTTGAACATTGGGTACACAGAACGAAGGGCTTGGGTTTTTTATAGCATTGAAAACATTGGAGAGTTGCAGTGCGGATTAGACAATGACAACAAGTAGCGATGGGGAGGATTTGATGATGAAAGCGAGCTTTCTTTGAGTGAATTTTGTGTGAGCAGGAGTTGCAATAGGCGAGAGATTCAGTACAGCAGACTACCTGTGCTCTTTCACACTCGCATTCTGCACACTCTATACGTTCTTCTCCTTCCTTCCCCATGCTATCTTCTACGAGTTATTCTTCTTCTTCAGAAGGATCCTGATTGTTCGTTCCTTTGTGCTACTGGATTTTGAGGATTCGATTCAGATTTTTGTTTCCCTTTATCCGAAGCGGGAAATCTAAAATTCAAACTTAGCAAcaaatttaatcattttatttggtattattataataataataagggTGTTTTAAGACCTAGACTTTTTGAAGAATGTGGGTATTATTTATGgatgaatgaatgtatgttttttaTAACTTTGCAAGGCTATATAGTCTATGAACTCACAAATAGATAGCAATATGGATAAGCATTAAAGCCCAAAAACAAATAAGTAGTCAACACCACACCTACTTGAGCCCCCTTTCCTTGTATCTTGGATCTTTCGTTGTAAATCTTGATCACGTTTGTTAtcctttcttcttcaattttgtttcctttgtttcCGTAGTACAATAACAACATGTTCTATTTACCCACTCGTCTTTAAGTATCACCCACCTTCTAGTTTCACATCTACACATACAA contains these protein-coding regions:
- the LOC131080023 gene encoding uncharacterized protein LOC131080023; amino-acid sequence: MGKEGEERIECAECECERAQVVCCTESLAYCNSCSHKIHSKKARFHHQILPIATCCHCLIRTATLQCFQCYKKPKPFVLCTQCSKTIHSAPCTRAHKITILAFLSNIVKTENQFSTHVKEEKTEPGGGHSATKEKKRRAGSSISDLDNKYTPGKKPKINVNKRTGNCYSDPQVKCPPEEILEKQEPQASSVPRKNIPRAASRRVFGPVEIHDSSSESEADEDSDSCYSDFEEESGIRRIHRGNVSIEAFVVNAEEENEEEEGDVAEGTNAGGFAKEESVVVGVKERIRKMLELGLHPDTPDIEAQQALKNAQRLLTKHNLQQAEVMNGALKDSEALAGGMRMVELRSKGKIDRIGRIEQWVVELAHVIADNFDTQYFTRKYTRRDRPLQVIFYGIKQNADCSGFAFAATFNRITIMSANYNPSKTAADKENKELSTQSSYTRIARHNYKLGIVTGLRDAVKKSSGKWGSEDGDGRKGKGTRSRIENKQEAAMQALVLHSKEVGEAYIKDKGIKIKIFKAKIRESARNLEAFARGKMDSKQIDINQKALPTNHRERS